A section of the Nerophis ophidion isolate RoL-2023_Sa linkage group LG16, RoL_Noph_v1.0, whole genome shotgun sequence genome encodes:
- the LOC133535423 gene encoding protein Churchill-like — protein sequence MCNGCVQKQFPDRGHTCLEDGSYLMNYLGCASCNHRDFVLVANKVGEDYAVEEVVTYDHLCKNCNHVIARHEYTFAVVDEYQEYTMLCMLCGKAEDSISVLPDDPGQNTPLF from the coding sequence atgtGCAACGGCTGCGTGCAAAAACAATTCCCCGATCGGGGCCACACTTGTTTGGAAGATGGCTCCTACCTGATGAACTACCTGGGCTGTGCCAGCTGCAATCACAGGGACTTCGTGTTGGTTGCCAATAAAGTCGGGGAGGATTACGCCGTAGAGGAGGTCGTCACCTATGACCATCTTTGTAAAAACTGCAACCACGTCATCGCCAGACATGAATATACATTTGCTGTTGTTGATGAATATCAGGAGTACACGATGCTTTGCATGCTGTGTGGTAAAGCAGAGGACTCCATTAGCGTGTTGCCAGATGACCCCGGACAGAACACCCCGCTCTTCTAG